The Maylandia zebra isolate NMK-2024a linkage group LG4, Mzebra_GT3a, whole genome shotgun sequence genome includes a window with the following:
- the LOC101483709 gene encoding uncharacterized protein LOC101483709 isoform X4: protein MALSQLQCLDDNHVNPRTHESKPEFFYCEDQRLALEALLQDGREAFFKYLEARGLRGFLSDPELEALTGAVEPYDPGLELFSGDAEEVQTPLSLHYWPELSDTSIPQMDLGWPDSDAYRGVTRTTVYTQPPLDGHAHIKEVVRKMIAQAQKVIAVVMDVFTDVDIFRDLLDAGFKRRVSVYILLERATLPHFLAMCRRANMHAGHLKHLRVRCSEGAEFYTRSCTKVRGRMGHRFMFVDGDKAVSGSYSFTWMASRLDRNLITVVTGQAVDGFDRLFRFLYLSSSSVDLRQTITEPEPEPEPLPQPAPVIPPSAEIARKLYSPKYALVALTNPGPTTSVNQESPKEPQNPENSKKKRRGKASEESTKESPPLHPGLINLEKACLIAYLPTWPEPDPPSDVIGFINVRDAKKPTQVHLQRSEMFETSQAIRFSSPFSSTKESKEEVAKPTQATPKQEEVNALQPAQAKSMVDDAVEKAQQAQLSDVTHNKEASEQKSPASEEKSDLQSDAANSVSPKNKFDLSTTTNQEAGLDTPLGAQALPQSSSEAPASDEGKISHAEQPVSSNSHAESGSLPELNTEKKAEPTSRLSTQSSAVHRTHTPTPNGAHTPQIPDSPELNTEQGTKEKTPPPQADSQTRAVHKQPQISTEVASSIQTPTVHSNISTSLVSATQSKNNHIPITTVHSSTSSSASVPSTSSSALPLTSSVTTPNPPLPASSSLTPAPPIPKPRTIQIVMSDSSTSNGQKLPEIRLVRRPEASTGPLVAHSAFDVAAVEQTSLVKECQTVPELQDDSTSKAGAQKDTENTGNPEETSKQESKETSVEADEQDDDGAASQTVAGSELHKSDALINDAPKAAALKIQEIIPKDVDLETSEDCRIIGKMDARCVATAQADTASPERTLTGSESGDMSDRKGHGSDGGSEFFDSASVLDLMSATS, encoded by the exons ATGGCTCTATCCCAGCTTCAGTGCCTGGATGATAACCACGTGAACCCGCGGACGCACGAGTCCAAGCCCGAGTTCTTCTACTGTGAGGACCAGCGGCTCGCGCTGGAGGCTCTCCTGCAGGATGGTCGCGAGGCGTTCTTTAAATACCTGGAGGCTCGCGGCCTCCGGGGTTTCCTCTCAGACCCGGAGCTGGAAGCTCTCACCGGCGCCGTCGAACCCTATGACCCAGGCTTGGAGCTGTTCTCGGGGGATGCCGAAGAAGTGCAGACCCCGCTGTCGCTTCACTACTGGCCAGAGCTGTCGGACACGTCCATCCCGCAGATGGACCTGGGCTGGCCCGACAGCGATGCGTACCGGGGGGTGACGCGCACTACGGTGTACACGCAGCCGCCGCTGGATGGTCACGCTCACATCAAAGAGGTTGTCAGAAAAATGATCGCACAGGCGCAAAAG GTAATCGCAGTGGTGATGGACGTCTTCACTGATGTCGACATCTTCAGAGATTTGCTTGATGCTGGTTTCAAAAGGAGAGTTTCTGTTTACATCCTGCTGGAACGTGCAACGCTACCTCATTTCTTGGCCATGTGTCGGAGGGCCAACATGCACGCCGGACACCTCAAG caCCTTCGTGTCCGCTGCTCAGAAGGAGCGGAGTTCTACACGAGGTCCTGCACCAAGGTCAGAGGGCGAATGGGTCACAGATTCATGTTCGTTGATGGAGACAAAGCTGTGTCTGGGTCGTACAG cTTCACTTGGATGGCCTCACGTCTGGATAGGAATCTCATCACCGTGGTTACAGGCCAGGCTGTGGATGGCTTCGACCGACTGTTTCGCTTCCTCTATCTGTCCTCCAGTTCTGTTGACCTCCGGCAGACCATCACAGAGCCTGAACCTGAGCCGGAACCCCTCCCACAGCCCGCCCCTGTCATACCCCCTTCTGCTGAGATTGCGAGGAAGTTGTACAGCCCAAAATATGCCCTGGTTGCTTTGACCAACCCCGGCCCCACCACCTCTGTTAACCAAGAAAGCCCCAAAGAACCCCAAAATCCAGAGAACTCCAAGAAGAAGAGGCGAGGCAAGGCTAGTGAAGAATCGACAAAAGAatctcctcctctccatcctggATTAATAAATCTAGAAAAAGCATGCTTAATCGCATACCTGCCCACATGGCCAGAACCTGACCCCCCCAGTGATGTCATAGGGTTCATTAATGTTCGGGATGCCAAAAAACCAACTCAAGTCCACTTGCAGCGTTCAGAGATGTTTGAAACCAGCCAGGCGATCAGGTTTAGCAGTCCGTTCAGCAGCACAAAGGAATCCAAGGAAGAAGTCGCCAAGCCCACACAGGCGACTCCTAAACAAGAGGAGGTGAATGCACTCCAACCAGCACAGGCTAAATCCATGGTTGATGATGCTGTAGAAAAAGCACAGCAAGCACAACTCAGTGATGTCACACATAACAAAGAGGCATCTGAACAGAAATCACCTGCATCTGAGGAAAAGTCTGACCTGCAGTCAGACGCCGCTAATTCTGTCAGCCCCAAGAataaatttgatttaagcaCAACTACTAACCAAGAGGCAGGCCTTGATACTCCCCTCGGTGCACAAGCACTTCCCCAATCCAGCAGCGAAGCACCCGCTTCTGACGAGGGGAAGATTTCCCACGCAGAACAACCCGTCTCATCAAACAGTCACGCTGAGTCAGGCTCGCTCCcagaattaaacacagaaaagaaagcAGAACCTACAAGTAGATTGAGCACACAAAGTTCTGCTGTGCACAGGACACACACCCCAACACCAAACGGTGCACACACCCCTCAGATTCCCGACTCCCCAGAATTAAACACAGAACAAGGTACGAAAGAAAAGACCCCACCACCACAGGCGGATTCACAAACACGAGCTGTTCACAAGCAACCGCAAATCTCTACTGAAGTGGCTTCTAGCATCCAGACTCCAACTGTCCACAGCAACATTTCCACCTCCCTGGTTTCTGCCACACAGTCTAAAAATAACCACATTCCTATTACTACAGTGCACTCAAGCACATCTTCTAGCGCTTCTGTTCCCTCCACCAGCTCCTCTGCCCTTCCTCTTACTTCTTCCGTTACAACACCAAATCCACCCCTCCCTGCATCCTCTTCTTTGACCCCAGCTCCCCCTATCCCTAAACCTCGTACCATACAGATAGTTATGAGTGACAGCAGCACCAGCAATGGGCAGAAACTGCCGGAGATCCGTCTTGTTAGGAGGCCCGAGGCCAGCACAGGGCCCCTCGTGGCCCACAGTGCGTTTGATGTGGCAGCTGTTGAGCAGACATCTCTGGTAAAAGAGTGTCAAACTGTCCCTGAGCTGCAGGACGACAGTACCAGTAAGGCAGGGGCACAAAAAGacacagagaacacagggaaTCCTGAAGAAACTTCAAAGCAAGAATCTAAAGAGACAAGTGTGGAAGCAGATGAGCAAGACGATGACGGAGCAGCATCCCAGACGGTCGCTGGAAGCGAGCTGCACAAGTCAGACGCTTTGATTAATGATGCACCAAAGGCAGCCGCATTGAAAATTCAAGAAATCATTCCAAAAGATGTTGACCTCGAAACTTCCGAAGATTGCAGGATTATTGGGAAGATGGACGCACGCTGTGTAGCAACAGCGCAGGCAGATACAGCGAGCCCTGAAAGGACTCTGACAGGCTCTGAATCTGGTGACATGTCAGACAGAAAAG GACATGGATCAGATGGAGGCTCTGAATTCTTCGACAGCGCCAGTGTTCTCGACCTCATGTCTGCGACCTCATAA
- the LOC101483709 gene encoding uncharacterized protein LOC101483709 isoform X2: MALSQLQCLDDNHVNPRTHESKPEFFYCEDQRLALEALLQDGREAFFKYLEARGLRGFLSDPELEALTGAVEPYDPGLELFSGDAEEVQTPLSLHYWPELSDTSIPQMDLGWPDSDAYRGVTRTTVYTQPPLDGHAHIKEVVRKMIAQAQKVIAVVMDVFTDVDIFRDLLDAGFKRRVSVYILLERATLPHFLAMCRRANMHAGHLKHLRVRCSEGAEFYTRSCTKVRGRMGHRFMFVDGDKAVSGSYSFTWMASRLDRNLITVVTGQAVDGFDRLFRFLYLSSSSVDLRQTITEPEPEPEPLPQPAPVIPPSAEIARKLYSPKYALVALTNPGPTTSVNQESPKEPQNPENSKKKRRGKASEESTKESPPLHPGLINLEKACLIAYLPTWPEPDPPSDVIGFINVRDAKKPTQVHLQRSEMFETSQAIRFSSPFSSTKESKEEVAKPTQATPKQEEVNALQPAQAKSMVDDAVEKAQQAQLSDVTHNKEASEQKSPASEEKSDLQSDAANSVSPKNKFDLSTTTNQEAGLDTPLGAQALPQSSSEAPASDEGKISHAEQPVSSNSHAESGSLPELNTEKKAEPTSRLSTQSSAVHRTHTPTPNGAHTPQIPDSPELNTEQGTKEKTPPPQADSQTRAVHKQPQISTEVASSIQTPTVHSNISTSLVSATQSKNNHIPITTVHSSTSSSASVPSTSSSALPLTSSVTTPNPPLPASSSLTPAPPIPKPRTIQIVMSDSSTSNGQKLPEIRLVRRPEASTGPLVAHSAFDVAAVEQTSLVKECQTVPELQDDSTSKAGAQKDTENTGNPEETSKQESKETSVEADEQDDDGAASQTVAGSELHKSDALINDAPKAAALKIQEIIPKDVDLETSEDCRIIGKMDARCVATAQADTASPERTLTGSESGDMSDRKGENVTQCRTFLARVHEPQRISFSKPQDMDQMEALNSSTAPVFSTSCLRPHNGDGAHTSATDTHSQQGEQLSHSSPKPQKQRVQRNPNFFDNMSSLHKTSTRPPQPLVTGTVGSIAGRKRVSQSQQSQDSAAQNQTPYPNSSLLHMNPQIQLSTQSHNQTASGPEVQDGRTPFNLSFSRLYNLKGMNGKVNKTPAHSKRGSVATPAHESKTTS, translated from the exons ATGGCTCTATCCCAGCTTCAGTGCCTGGATGATAACCACGTGAACCCGCGGACGCACGAGTCCAAGCCCGAGTTCTTCTACTGTGAGGACCAGCGGCTCGCGCTGGAGGCTCTCCTGCAGGATGGTCGCGAGGCGTTCTTTAAATACCTGGAGGCTCGCGGCCTCCGGGGTTTCCTCTCAGACCCGGAGCTGGAAGCTCTCACCGGCGCCGTCGAACCCTATGACCCAGGCTTGGAGCTGTTCTCGGGGGATGCCGAAGAAGTGCAGACCCCGCTGTCGCTTCACTACTGGCCAGAGCTGTCGGACACGTCCATCCCGCAGATGGACCTGGGCTGGCCCGACAGCGATGCGTACCGGGGGGTGACGCGCACTACGGTGTACACGCAGCCGCCGCTGGATGGTCACGCTCACATCAAAGAGGTTGTCAGAAAAATGATCGCACAGGCGCAAAAG GTAATCGCAGTGGTGATGGACGTCTTCACTGATGTCGACATCTTCAGAGATTTGCTTGATGCTGGTTTCAAAAGGAGAGTTTCTGTTTACATCCTGCTGGAACGTGCAACGCTACCTCATTTCTTGGCCATGTGTCGGAGGGCCAACATGCACGCCGGACACCTCAAG caCCTTCGTGTCCGCTGCTCAGAAGGAGCGGAGTTCTACACGAGGTCCTGCACCAAGGTCAGAGGGCGAATGGGTCACAGATTCATGTTCGTTGATGGAGACAAAGCTGTGTCTGGGTCGTACAG cTTCACTTGGATGGCCTCACGTCTGGATAGGAATCTCATCACCGTGGTTACAGGCCAGGCTGTGGATGGCTTCGACCGACTGTTTCGCTTCCTCTATCTGTCCTCCAGTTCTGTTGACCTCCGGCAGACCATCACAGAGCCTGAACCTGAGCCGGAACCCCTCCCACAGCCCGCCCCTGTCATACCCCCTTCTGCTGAGATTGCGAGGAAGTTGTACAGCCCAAAATATGCCCTGGTTGCTTTGACCAACCCCGGCCCCACCACCTCTGTTAACCAAGAAAGCCCCAAAGAACCCCAAAATCCAGAGAACTCCAAGAAGAAGAGGCGAGGCAAGGCTAGTGAAGAATCGACAAAAGAatctcctcctctccatcctggATTAATAAATCTAGAAAAAGCATGCTTAATCGCATACCTGCCCACATGGCCAGAACCTGACCCCCCCAGTGATGTCATAGGGTTCATTAATGTTCGGGATGCCAAAAAACCAACTCAAGTCCACTTGCAGCGTTCAGAGATGTTTGAAACCAGCCAGGCGATCAGGTTTAGCAGTCCGTTCAGCAGCACAAAGGAATCCAAGGAAGAAGTCGCCAAGCCCACACAGGCGACTCCTAAACAAGAGGAGGTGAATGCACTCCAACCAGCACAGGCTAAATCCATGGTTGATGATGCTGTAGAAAAAGCACAGCAAGCACAACTCAGTGATGTCACACATAACAAAGAGGCATCTGAACAGAAATCACCTGCATCTGAGGAAAAGTCTGACCTGCAGTCAGACGCCGCTAATTCTGTCAGCCCCAAGAataaatttgatttaagcaCAACTACTAACCAAGAGGCAGGCCTTGATACTCCCCTCGGTGCACAAGCACTTCCCCAATCCAGCAGCGAAGCACCCGCTTCTGACGAGGGGAAGATTTCCCACGCAGAACAACCCGTCTCATCAAACAGTCACGCTGAGTCAGGCTCGCTCCcagaattaaacacagaaaagaaagcAGAACCTACAAGTAGATTGAGCACACAAAGTTCTGCTGTGCACAGGACACACACCCCAACACCAAACGGTGCACACACCCCTCAGATTCCCGACTCCCCAGAATTAAACACAGAACAAGGTACGAAAGAAAAGACCCCACCACCACAGGCGGATTCACAAACACGAGCTGTTCACAAGCAACCGCAAATCTCTACTGAAGTGGCTTCTAGCATCCAGACTCCAACTGTCCACAGCAACATTTCCACCTCCCTGGTTTCTGCCACACAGTCTAAAAATAACCACATTCCTATTACTACAGTGCACTCAAGCACATCTTCTAGCGCTTCTGTTCCCTCCACCAGCTCCTCTGCCCTTCCTCTTACTTCTTCCGTTACAACACCAAATCCACCCCTCCCTGCATCCTCTTCTTTGACCCCAGCTCCCCCTATCCCTAAACCTCGTACCATACAGATAGTTATGAGTGACAGCAGCACCAGCAATGGGCAGAAACTGCCGGAGATCCGTCTTGTTAGGAGGCCCGAGGCCAGCACAGGGCCCCTCGTGGCCCACAGTGCGTTTGATGTGGCAGCTGTTGAGCAGACATCTCTGGTAAAAGAGTGTCAAACTGTCCCTGAGCTGCAGGACGACAGTACCAGTAAGGCAGGGGCACAAAAAGacacagagaacacagggaaTCCTGAAGAAACTTCAAAGCAAGAATCTAAAGAGACAAGTGTGGAAGCAGATGAGCAAGACGATGACGGAGCAGCATCCCAGACGGTCGCTGGAAGCGAGCTGCACAAGTCAGACGCTTTGATTAATGATGCACCAAAGGCAGCCGCATTGAAAATTCAAGAAATCATTCCAAAAGATGTTGACCTCGAAACTTCCGAAGATTGCAGGATTATTGGGAAGATGGACGCACGCTGTGTAGCAACAGCGCAGGCAGATACAGCGAGCCCTGAAAGGACTCTGACAGGCTCTGAATCTGGTGACATGTCAGACAGAAAAGGTGAAAATGTGACACAGTGCAGAACATTTCTCGCAAGAGTACATGAACCCCAAAGGATATCATTTTCTAAACCACAGGACATGGATCAGATGGAGGCTCTGAATTCTTCGACAGCGCCAGTGTTCTCGACCTCATGTCTGCGACCTCATAACGGCGATGGCGCACACACATCTGCTACAGACACCCACAGCCAGCAAGGTGAACAA ctttcaCACTCTTCACCCAAACCTCAAAAACAGAGGGTCCAACGTAATCCGAATTTCTTTGATAATATGTCATCTCTTCACAAAACGTCAACCAGACCACCTCAACCACTGGTGACGGGTACTGTGGGATCTATAGCCGGACGGAAACGGGTCTCCCAAAGCCAGCAGAGCCAGGATTCAGCAGCACAGAACCAAACTCCTTATCCAAACTCCTCCTTACTCCATATGAACCCACAGATCCAGCTCAGTACTCAGTCTCACAACCAGACGGCATCTGGACCGGAAGTGCAGGATGGGAGAACTCCATTTAACTTGAGTTTCAGCCGGCTGTACAACCTTAAGGGGATGAATGGCAAAGTGAACAAGACTCCAGCACACAGTAAAAGAGGCAGCGTGGCCACTCCAGCACATGAGAGTAAAACCACCAGTTAA
- the LOC101483709 gene encoding uncharacterized protein LOC101483709 isoform X1: MALSQLQCLDDNHVNPRTHESKPEFFYCEDQRLALEALLQDGREAFFKYLEARGLRGFLSDPELEALTGAVEPYDPGLELFSGDAEEVQTPLSLHYWPELSDTSIPQMDLGWPDSDAYRGVTRTTVYTQPPLDGHAHIKEVVRKMIAQAQKVIAVVMDVFTDVDIFRDLLDAGFKRRVSVYILLERATLPHFLAMCRRANMHAGHLKHLRVRCSEGAEFYTRSCTKVRGRMGHRFMFVDGDKAVSGSYSFTWMASRLDRNLITVVTGQAVDGFDRLFRFLYLSSSSVDLRQTITEPEPEPEPLPQPAPVIPPSAEIARKLYSPKYALVALTNPGPTTSVNQESPKEPQNPENSKKKRRGKASEESTKESPPLHPGLINLEKACLIAYLPTWPEPDPPSDVIGFINVRDAKKPTQVHLQRSEMFETSQAIRFSSPFSSTKESKEEVAKPTQATPKQEEVNALQPAQAKSMVDDAVEKAQQAQLSDVTHNKEASEQKSPASEEKSDLQSDAANSVSPKNKFDLSTTTNQEAGLDTPLGAQALPQSSSEAPASDEGKISHAEQPVSSNSHAESGSLPELNTEKKAEPTSRLSTQSSAVHRTHTPTPNGAHTPQIPDSPELNTEQGTKEKTPPPQADSQTRAVHKQPQISTEVASSIQTPTVHSNISTSLVSATQSKNNHIPITTVHSSTSSSASVPSTSSSALPLTSSVTTPNPPLPASSSLTPAPPIPKPRTIQIVMSDSSTSNGQKLPEIRLVRRPEASTGPLVAHSAFDVAAVEQTSLVKECQTVPELQDDSTSKAGAQKDTENTGNPEETSKQESKETSVEADEQDDDGAASQTVAGSELHKSDALINDAPKAAALKIQEIIPKDVDLETSEDCRIIGKMDARCVATAQADTASPERTLTGSESGDMSDRKGENVTQCRTFLARVHEPQRISFSKPQDMDQMEALNSSTAPVFSTSCLRPHNGDGAHTSATDTHSQQGEQVRLTHVDNEVNMRNTANHNTHSTFQEQTSTGRVGTHTPEKALRLHLTETHLPDFRSQTPVHRSQSLKAHTPTPTPDGFSPRTPALDSLSPDIFDGYISSREDSTLSTTSEEYYECSDSLFNEPVFDHMASRDQGMIADHINFAHTNSLNSPATGTGPAHINYSSSDATLGTAHSETQTLTGAAKVPSSSLLGKKVETREVENKASEEEASEEDEHGRKLSVAETREEQESQGTEMRGSEDTNRIMVQIKRGKDSTETGGKDKEVQTPTRKVARSQSAADRLVDGGMTAGGSSKERSKPKRSSAGDIKSTEGGRPDREGRENASNQVEIRPRGTERRASPQSKRQTEGQKLSHSSPKPQKQRVQRNPNFFDNMSSLHKTSTRPPQPLVTGTVGSIAGRKRVSQSQQSQDSAAQNQTPYPNSSLLHMNPQIQLSTQSHNQTASGPEVQDGRTPFNLSFSRLYNLKGMNGKVNKTPAHSKRGSVATPAHESKTTS; the protein is encoded by the exons ATGGCTCTATCCCAGCTTCAGTGCCTGGATGATAACCACGTGAACCCGCGGACGCACGAGTCCAAGCCCGAGTTCTTCTACTGTGAGGACCAGCGGCTCGCGCTGGAGGCTCTCCTGCAGGATGGTCGCGAGGCGTTCTTTAAATACCTGGAGGCTCGCGGCCTCCGGGGTTTCCTCTCAGACCCGGAGCTGGAAGCTCTCACCGGCGCCGTCGAACCCTATGACCCAGGCTTGGAGCTGTTCTCGGGGGATGCCGAAGAAGTGCAGACCCCGCTGTCGCTTCACTACTGGCCAGAGCTGTCGGACACGTCCATCCCGCAGATGGACCTGGGCTGGCCCGACAGCGATGCGTACCGGGGGGTGACGCGCACTACGGTGTACACGCAGCCGCCGCTGGATGGTCACGCTCACATCAAAGAGGTTGTCAGAAAAATGATCGCACAGGCGCAAAAG GTAATCGCAGTGGTGATGGACGTCTTCACTGATGTCGACATCTTCAGAGATTTGCTTGATGCTGGTTTCAAAAGGAGAGTTTCTGTTTACATCCTGCTGGAACGTGCAACGCTACCTCATTTCTTGGCCATGTGTCGGAGGGCCAACATGCACGCCGGACACCTCAAG caCCTTCGTGTCCGCTGCTCAGAAGGAGCGGAGTTCTACACGAGGTCCTGCACCAAGGTCAGAGGGCGAATGGGTCACAGATTCATGTTCGTTGATGGAGACAAAGCTGTGTCTGGGTCGTACAG cTTCACTTGGATGGCCTCACGTCTGGATAGGAATCTCATCACCGTGGTTACAGGCCAGGCTGTGGATGGCTTCGACCGACTGTTTCGCTTCCTCTATCTGTCCTCCAGTTCTGTTGACCTCCGGCAGACCATCACAGAGCCTGAACCTGAGCCGGAACCCCTCCCACAGCCCGCCCCTGTCATACCCCCTTCTGCTGAGATTGCGAGGAAGTTGTACAGCCCAAAATATGCCCTGGTTGCTTTGACCAACCCCGGCCCCACCACCTCTGTTAACCAAGAAAGCCCCAAAGAACCCCAAAATCCAGAGAACTCCAAGAAGAAGAGGCGAGGCAAGGCTAGTGAAGAATCGACAAAAGAatctcctcctctccatcctggATTAATAAATCTAGAAAAAGCATGCTTAATCGCATACCTGCCCACATGGCCAGAACCTGACCCCCCCAGTGATGTCATAGGGTTCATTAATGTTCGGGATGCCAAAAAACCAACTCAAGTCCACTTGCAGCGTTCAGAGATGTTTGAAACCAGCCAGGCGATCAGGTTTAGCAGTCCGTTCAGCAGCACAAAGGAATCCAAGGAAGAAGTCGCCAAGCCCACACAGGCGACTCCTAAACAAGAGGAGGTGAATGCACTCCAACCAGCACAGGCTAAATCCATGGTTGATGATGCTGTAGAAAAAGCACAGCAAGCACAACTCAGTGATGTCACACATAACAAAGAGGCATCTGAACAGAAATCACCTGCATCTGAGGAAAAGTCTGACCTGCAGTCAGACGCCGCTAATTCTGTCAGCCCCAAGAataaatttgatttaagcaCAACTACTAACCAAGAGGCAGGCCTTGATACTCCCCTCGGTGCACAAGCACTTCCCCAATCCAGCAGCGAAGCACCCGCTTCTGACGAGGGGAAGATTTCCCACGCAGAACAACCCGTCTCATCAAACAGTCACGCTGAGTCAGGCTCGCTCCcagaattaaacacagaaaagaaagcAGAACCTACAAGTAGATTGAGCACACAAAGTTCTGCTGTGCACAGGACACACACCCCAACACCAAACGGTGCACACACCCCTCAGATTCCCGACTCCCCAGAATTAAACACAGAACAAGGTACGAAAGAAAAGACCCCACCACCACAGGCGGATTCACAAACACGAGCTGTTCACAAGCAACCGCAAATCTCTACTGAAGTGGCTTCTAGCATCCAGACTCCAACTGTCCACAGCAACATTTCCACCTCCCTGGTTTCTGCCACACAGTCTAAAAATAACCACATTCCTATTACTACAGTGCACTCAAGCACATCTTCTAGCGCTTCTGTTCCCTCCACCAGCTCCTCTGCCCTTCCTCTTACTTCTTCCGTTACAACACCAAATCCACCCCTCCCTGCATCCTCTTCTTTGACCCCAGCTCCCCCTATCCCTAAACCTCGTACCATACAGATAGTTATGAGTGACAGCAGCACCAGCAATGGGCAGAAACTGCCGGAGATCCGTCTTGTTAGGAGGCCCGAGGCCAGCACAGGGCCCCTCGTGGCCCACAGTGCGTTTGATGTGGCAGCTGTTGAGCAGACATCTCTGGTAAAAGAGTGTCAAACTGTCCCTGAGCTGCAGGACGACAGTACCAGTAAGGCAGGGGCACAAAAAGacacagagaacacagggaaTCCTGAAGAAACTTCAAAGCAAGAATCTAAAGAGACAAGTGTGGAAGCAGATGAGCAAGACGATGACGGAGCAGCATCCCAGACGGTCGCTGGAAGCGAGCTGCACAAGTCAGACGCTTTGATTAATGATGCACCAAAGGCAGCCGCATTGAAAATTCAAGAAATCATTCCAAAAGATGTTGACCTCGAAACTTCCGAAGATTGCAGGATTATTGGGAAGATGGACGCACGCTGTGTAGCAACAGCGCAGGCAGATACAGCGAGCCCTGAAAGGACTCTGACAGGCTCTGAATCTGGTGACATGTCAGACAGAAAAGGTGAAAATGTGACACAGTGCAGAACATTTCTCGCAAGAGTACATGAACCCCAAAGGATATCATTTTCTAAACCACAGGACATGGATCAGATGGAGGCTCTGAATTCTTCGACAGCGCCAGTGTTCTCGACCTCATGTCTGCGACCTCATAACGGCGATGGCGCACACACATCTGCTACAGACACCCACAGCCAGCAAGGTGAACAAGTAAGACTCACACATGTAGACAATGAGGTTAATATGCGAAATACTGCAAATCACAACACGCACAGCACCTTTCAAGAACAAACTTCTACAGGACGTGTTGGCACACACACGCCCGAAAAAGCCCTGCGTTTACACCTCACCGAAACACACCTGCCGGACTTCCGTTCGCAAACACCTGTGCACCGATCACAGTCGCTTAAAGCACACACTCCCACTCCCACTCCTGATGGATTTTCTCCACGCACGCCAGCCTTGGATTCTCTATCGCCAGACATTTTTGATGGTTATATCTCCTCACGAGAGGACTCCACTCTCTCCACCACCTCTGAAGAGTATTATGAATGTAGCGACTCGCTTTTTAATGAGCCTGTTTTTGACCACATGGCTTCTCGTGACCAGGGGATGATAGCGGATCACATTAATTTCGCACACACAAATAGTCTAAATTCTCCCGCCACTGGCACCGGTCCTGCACACATAAATTACAGCTCAAGTGATGCTACATTAGGTACGGcacacagtgaaacacagaCTTTGACTGGGGCCGCTAAAGTCCCCAGTTCTTCTTTACTTGGAAAAAAAGTGGAAACTAGGGAGGTAGAGAACAAGGCAAGTGAAGAAGAAGCGAGTGAAGAGGACGAACATGGGAGGAAACTGAGTGTGGCCGAGACGAGGGAAGAGCAAGAATCCCAGGGGACAGAGATGAGAGGCAGTGAGGATACTAATAGAATAATGGTGCAAATTAAACGAGGCAAAGATTCAACTGAAACAGGAGGAAAAGACAAAGAGGTCCAAACGCCTACGAGAAAGGTGGCAAGGAGCCAGTCAGCTGCAGACAGACTGGTGGATGGAGGAATGACTGCAGGAGGGTCAAGTAAAGAGAGATCAAAGCCAAAGCGATCGTCCGCTGGTGACATTAAAtcaacagagggagggagacCAGACAGAGAGGGGAGGGAGAACGCTTCAAACCAGGTGGAAATAAGACCCAGGGGTACAGAGAGGAGAGCGAGCCCCCAGTCAAAGAGGCAGACAGAGGGACAGAAG ctttcaCACTCTTCACCCAAACCTCAAAAACAGAGGGTCCAACGTAATCCGAATTTCTTTGATAATATGTCATCTCTTCACAAAACGTCAACCAGACCACCTCAACCACTGGTGACGGGTACTGTGGGATCTATAGCCGGACGGAAACGGGTCTCCCAAAGCCAGCAGAGCCAGGATTCAGCAGCACAGAACCAAACTCCTTATCCAAACTCCTCCTTACTCCATATGAACCCACAGATCCAGCTCAGTACTCAGTCTCACAACCAGACGGCATCTGGACCGGAAGTGCAGGATGGGAGAACTCCATTTAACTTGAGTTTCAGCCGGCTGTACAACCTTAAGGGGATGAATGGCAAAGTGAACAAGACTCCAGCACACAGTAAAAGAGGCAGCGTGGCCACTCCAGCACATGAGAGTAAAACCACCAGTTAA